TCGTGCTACAGTTCAAGGTTTAACTCAATTAAAACGTGTTGAAGAAGTTGCAAAACTTCGCGGCAAATCTGTAGAAGAAATTCTAGGATAAAAGGAGGACATAAGAAAATGGCTAATTTAGAAATTACTTTAAAACGTAGCGTGATCGGACGTCCTCAAAACCAACGTGATACTGTTAAACATTTAGGTTTAACTAAAATTAACAGTACAGTTGT
This Carnobacterium maltaromaticum DSM 20342 DNA region includes the following protein-coding sequences:
- the rpmD gene encoding 50S ribosomal protein L30, whose amino-acid sequence is MANLEITLKRSVIGRPQNQRDTVKHLGLTKINSTVVKPANDAIKGMVNTVSHLVDVKEV